One segment of Candidatus Acidiferrales bacterium DNA contains the following:
- a CDS encoding carboxypeptidase-like regulatory domain-containing protein, with protein MNKAAFYSALVLLVFASHLTMPTDLRAQAQASTGQIVGTVTDASGGVIPGAKVTIANVDTGLKRELTTNDAGQYRAVLLPTGRYEVSVEAGGFATAKQRDIILNVGSVVQANFTMQVGAVAQTIEVTAGGLESIRSETGTMVNITAIEHLPINGRRFHDFITANPTVLVEPQRNQISLSGQRGINSSINIDGADHNEPFFGGIRGGERSTQAFVIPQESIAEFQVTKQG; from the coding sequence ATGAATAAGGCGGCGTTTTACTCCGCGTTGGTACTGCTTGTCTTTGCTTCTCACCTCACGATGCCGACAGATTTACGCGCGCAGGCTCAGGCGAGCACCGGTCAGATTGTCGGGACGGTTACCGATGCATCCGGAGGAGTTATCCCCGGCGCCAAGGTGACGATCGCAAACGTGGACACGGGATTGAAGCGCGAACTGACGACAAACGATGCGGGGCAATATCGCGCCGTCTTACTGCCCACTGGCCGCTACGAAGTCAGCGTCGAGGCAGGTGGGTTCGCTACCGCCAAACAGCGCGACATCATCCTGAACGTCGGCAGCGTGGTGCAGGCGAACTTTACGATGCAAGTGGGTGCTGTTGCCCAAACCATCGAAGTGACTGCGGGGGGACTCGAGAGCATTCGCTCCGAGACGGGGACCATGGTGAACATAACCGCCATCGAGCACCTGCCCATTAACGGCCGGCGCTTTCATGATTTCATCACAGCGAATCCCACCGTACTGGTGGAGCCGCAACGCAACCAGATCTCCCTGTCCGGGCAGCGCGGCATCAACAGTAGTATCAACATCGATGGCGCCGATCACAACGAGCCTTTCTTTGGTGGGATTCGCGGCGGAGAACGCTCCACCCAGGCATTCGTCATACCGCAAGAATCTATTGCCGAATTCCAGGTCACCAAGCAGGGT